The following are from one region of the Corynebacterium hindlerae genome:
- the rpsT gene encoding 30S ribosomal protein S20, protein MANIKSQMKRIKTNEKARQRNQAIRSAVRTEIRKFRAAVEAGDKAAAETQLRVASRSLDKAVTKGVFHRNNAANKKSSMALALNKMD, encoded by the coding sequence ATGGCAAACATCAAGTCTCAGATGAAGCGCATCAAGACGAACGAAAAGGCTCGTCAGCGCAACCAGGCAATCCGCTCCGCAGTTCGCACCGAGATCCGCAAGTTCCGTGCAGCTGTTGAGGCTGGCGACAAGGCTGCAGCAGAGACCCAGCTCCGCGTAGCTTCCCGCTCCCTGGACAAGGCTGTGACCAAGGGCGTCTTCCACCGCAACAACGCGGCCAACAAGAAGTCTTCCATGGCACTGGCTCTGAACAAGATGGACTAG
- a CDS encoding type II toxin-antitoxin system PemK/MazF family toxin, translating into MITGFLRRLTSFARRRREARRARLDAGLARIGNRLGLRQEADGGTAERVEAVCDIHPTASMVRNIYYAPDMDGHAEPGEVVWIRLAGDGVEARDRAILVVGHGMETILGLPISPNTDHKDEEGWLDIGSGSWDSSGAPCWLCLDKVIEVPELAIRREGAIVPRRRFERIANKLRSDYGWG; encoded by the coding sequence ATGATCACGGGTTTCCTCCGCAGGCTTACTAGTTTCGCCCGACGGCGTCGTGAAGCAAGGCGTGCGCGTCTCGACGCCGGCCTTGCCCGAATCGGTAACCGCTTAGGACTTCGGCAAGAGGCAGACGGCGGGACAGCTGAACGCGTCGAAGCAGTCTGCGACATCCACCCCACCGCGAGCATGGTCCGCAACATCTATTACGCCCCCGACATGGACGGCCACGCCGAACCTGGCGAGGTCGTGTGGATTCGCCTCGCTGGTGATGGCGTAGAAGCGCGTGACCGTGCCATTTTGGTGGTGGGCCATGGAATGGAAACCATTCTTGGCCTGCCCATTTCCCCAAACACCGATCATAAAGATGAGGAAGGCTGGCTGGACATCGGGTCAGGGAGCTGGGATTCGAGCGGTGCACCGTGCTGGTTGTGCCTCGATAAGGTGATAGAAGTGCCGGAGCTGGCGATCCGCCGGGAGGGAGCAATCGTGCCACGGCGTCGGTTCGAGCGCATCGCCAACAAGCTACGCAGTGACTATGGTTGGGGCTGA
- the lepA gene encoding translation elongation factor 4 — MPKNFAETTFTDPQQIRNFCIIAHIDHGKSTLADRILQLTGVIDQRDMRDQYLDNMDIERERGITIKAQNVRLPWVPRSGKHEGEEIVMHLIDTPGHVDFTYEVSRALEACEGAILLVDAAQGIEAQTLANLYLAMENDLEIIPVLNKIDLPAADPEKYSLEIANIIGCEPEDVLRVSGKTGEGVEALLDKVCELVPPPTSELGADAPARAMIFDSVYDTYRGVVTYIRMIDGKLEPRQKIKMMSTGATHELLEIGIVSPTPKKCAGLGPGEVGYLITGVKDVRQSKVGDTVTWASGGAEEPLKGYADPKPMVYSGLFPITQAQYPDLRDALEKLQLNDAALTWEPETSVALGFGFRLGFLGLLHMEITRDRLQREFDLDLISTAPSVSYRVVAEDGTEMMVHNPSDWPGGKLREVWEPIVKTTIIVPSEFVGTTMELCQQKRGQMGGMDYLSEDRVELRYTMPLGEIIFDFFDMLKSRTRGYASLNYEEAGEQQSDLVKVDILLQGDPVDAFSAIVHKDNAQWYGNKMTVKLKELIPRQQFEVPVQAAIGTKVIARENIRALRKDVLAKCYGGDVSRKRKLLEKQKEGKKRMKNIGSVSVPQEAFVAALSTDEG, encoded by the coding sequence ATGCCGAAGAACTTTGCAGAGACTACGTTTACGGATCCTCAGCAGATCCGTAACTTCTGCATCATTGCGCACATTGACCATGGTAAGTCGACGCTTGCGGACCGGATTTTGCAGCTCACGGGCGTGATTGATCAGCGTGACATGCGTGATCAGTACCTGGACAACATGGATATTGAGCGTGAGCGCGGTATTACGATTAAGGCGCAGAATGTGCGTTTGCCGTGGGTTCCGAGGTCTGGCAAGCATGAGGGTGAAGAGATTGTTATGCACCTGATTGATACGCCGGGGCACGTGGACTTTACTTATGAGGTTTCGCGTGCGCTTGAGGCGTGTGAGGGTGCGATTCTGCTGGTTGATGCAGCTCAGGGTATCGAAGCTCAGACTCTGGCGAACCTTTATCTGGCCATGGAGAACGATCTGGAGATCATCCCGGTCCTCAATAAGATCGACCTGCCTGCTGCCGATCCGGAGAAGTATTCGCTGGAGATCGCGAACATTATTGGTTGTGAGCCCGAGGATGTCTTGAGGGTGTCTGGTAAGACGGGTGAGGGGGTGGAAGCGCTCTTGGACAAGGTCTGCGAGCTTGTGCCGCCGCCAACGAGTGAGCTCGGTGCGGACGCCCCTGCGCGCGCGATGATTTTCGACTCCGTCTACGACACCTACCGCGGCGTGGTCACCTACATTCGTATGATCGATGGCAAGCTCGAGCCGCGCCAGAAGATCAAGATGATGTCCACCGGCGCGACCCACGAGCTGCTGGAAATCGGCATCGTGTCCCCAACGCCGAAGAAGTGCGCGGGACTTGGCCCTGGCGAGGTCGGTTACCTCATTACGGGCGTGAAGGACGTCCGCCAGTCCAAGGTGGGCGATACCGTCACGTGGGCGTCCGGCGGGGCGGAGGAGCCGTTGAAGGGTTACGCGGACCCTAAGCCGATGGTGTATTCCGGTCTCTTCCCGATCACGCAGGCGCAGTACCCGGACCTTCGCGACGCGCTCGAGAAGCTGCAGCTTAACGACGCCGCCCTGACCTGGGAGCCAGAAACCTCCGTGGCACTGGGCTTTGGGTTCCGCCTCGGCTTCCTGGGCCTGCTGCACATGGAGATCACCCGCGATCGCCTGCAACGGGAGTTTGACCTGGATCTGATTTCGACTGCGCCGTCGGTAAGCTACCGCGTTGTGGCGGAGGACGGCACCGAGATGATGGTGCACAACCCGAGCGACTGGCCTGGTGGCAAGCTGCGTGAGGTGTGGGAGCCGATCGTGAAGACGACCATCATCGTGCCGAGCGAGTTCGTGGGCACGACGATGGAGCTGTGCCAGCAAAAGCGTGGCCAGATGGGTGGCATGGATTACCTGTCGGAGGATCGTGTGGAGCTGCGCTACACCATGCCACTGGGCGAGATCATCTTCGACTTCTTCGACATGCTCAAGTCCCGAACCCGCGGTTATGCTTCCTTGAACTATGAGGAGGCCGGCGAGCAGCAGTCGGACTTGGTCAAGGTGGATATTTTGTTGCAGGGTGACCCTGTCGACGCGTTCTCCGCGATCGTTCACAAGGACAATGCGCAGTGGTACGGCAACAAGATGACTGTGAAGCTCAAGGAGCTCATTCCGCGACAGCAGTTCGAGGTTCCTGTTCAGGCCGCGATTGGCACGAAGGTTATTGCGCGTGAGAACATCCGCGCGCTGCGCAAGGACGTCCTGGCCAAGTGTTACGGTGGCGACGTCTCTCGTAAGCGCAAGCTGCTGGAGAAGCAGAAGGAAGGCAAGAAGCGCATGAAGAACATCGGCTCTGTCTCCGTGCCGCAGGAAGCGTTCGTCGCGGCGCTATCCACGGACGAGGGTTAA
- a CDS encoding DUF6508 domain-containing protein: MNFEELLELVRILRDNLTDHAYKTNWHSATRMDDGVIAMGYPQYEPWIWNGIFASHSLLCDFMGGEWEHYLELDLNNHESIAQANLNELTDWILHLWRGERFCDGHIGQATELGCTLIAQRTIELAEEWLAHHPHPTKIRDTLTPGWYQE, from the coding sequence ATGAATTTTGAAGAACTTTTGGAATTGGTTCGTATTTTGCGCGATAACCTAACGGACCACGCTTACAAGACAAATTGGCATTCAGCCACACGTATGGACGATGGGGTAATCGCCATGGGATACCCCCAATACGAACCCTGGATATGGAACGGAATCTTCGCCAGCCATTCCCTTCTCTGCGACTTCATGGGAGGGGAATGGGAACATTACCTGGAACTAGACCTCAATAACCATGAATCCATTGCCCAAGCGAACCTCAATGAGCTAACCGATTGGATCTTGCACTTGTGGCGTGGCGAAAGATTTTGCGACGGCCATATCGGACAAGCAACAGAACTGGGCTGCACCTTAATCGCGCAGCGCACCATTGAGCTAGCTGAGGAATGGTTGGCACATCATCCCCACCCCACGAAGATTCGAGACACTCTTACCCCCGGCTGGTACCAGGAATGA
- a CDS encoding Type 1 glutamine amidotransferase-like domain-containing protein, which produces MMLILTSFLHPRLPEFVSGKVAYIGDAARSYGDAPWVLTERNTLVEQGFDVIDLPAETTPLEDFERILSGVDAVYVAGGETCDLLYVLRSTGAFDVLKAKVEGGLTYIGTSAGSVVAGPSIEPIFPMDSPDKAPELKDYTGLGLTQLCVVPHASGTVPAYPVSLVAEIVAKYGEKYPLQLLRDGQALVIEDGVVTLI; this is translated from the coding sequence ATGATGCTCATCCTCACTTCGTTTCTGCACCCAAGGCTCCCTGAGTTTGTGTCTGGCAAGGTTGCCTACATTGGCGACGCTGCCCGTAGTTACGGTGATGCGCCGTGGGTCCTTACTGAGCGCAATACGCTGGTGGAACAGGGCTTCGACGTGATAGATCTTCCGGCGGAAACCACACCACTTGAGGATTTCGAGCGGATTCTTTCTGGGGTTGATGCGGTGTATGTGGCGGGCGGGGAGACCTGTGATCTGCTGTACGTTCTTCGTAGTACGGGGGCCTTTGATGTGCTCAAGGCCAAGGTGGAAGGTGGGCTCACGTATATCGGCACGAGTGCTGGATCGGTGGTAGCTGGTCCATCGATCGAGCCGATTTTTCCTATGGACTCGCCGGATAAGGCTCCCGAGCTTAAGGACTATACGGGGCTGGGATTGACGCAGCTGTGCGTCGTTCCGCATGCTTCTGGCACTGTTCCGGCATATCCGGTGTCGCTGGTGGCGGAGATTGTTGCGAAGTATGGCGAAAAGTATCCGCTGCAGCTGCTTCGCGACGGCCAGGCGCTCGTCATCGAGGACGGGGTCGTGACCCTCATTTAG
- a CDS encoding ZinT/AdcA family metal-binding protein translates to MKSIAGLKLPILALVGSLALVGCSSSEDSSTAPSTSSAVATSMAPTETKSPSTHKASLADWEGKYASLAAFLDDASYDAEFEAAAKEHGVDVTQTKAQLKERYGVPFGALAIDGDTVTFVKDGATLDNPTETPIKYAFDEGFEQDYKGHQLKWSVFKAESDAEYKYIFLMPMHGEESLQHFHARFGNDKEAMKQEEKFPTFVDPKVATKEQIVDELMEHAH, encoded by the coding sequence ATGAAAAGCATTGCAGGCTTGAAGCTTCCAATTTTGGCCCTCGTGGGCTCCTTGGCTCTGGTTGGCTGCTCCTCTTCCGAGGACTCCAGCACTGCGCCGTCGACAAGCAGCGCGGTGGCTACCTCCATGGCCCCAACTGAGACGAAGAGCCCCTCCACCCACAAGGCCAGCCTCGCCGACTGGGAAGGCAAGTACGCAAGCCTGGCAGCATTCCTGGACGATGCCTCCTACGACGCCGAATTTGAAGCAGCAGCCAAGGAACATGGAGTAGACGTCACCCAGACCAAAGCACAGTTGAAGGAACGCTACGGCGTCCCATTCGGCGCGCTCGCCATCGACGGCGACACCGTCACCTTTGTCAAGGACGGTGCCACCCTGGACAACCCAACCGAAACCCCCATCAAGTACGCCTTCGACGAGGGTTTCGAGCAAGACTACAAGGGACATCAGCTCAAATGGTCCGTATTCAAGGCCGAATCCGATGCTGAATACAAGTACATCTTCCTCATGCCAATGCACGGTGAAGAATCCCTCCAGCACTTCCACGCCCGCTTCGGCAATGACAAAGAAGCGATGAAGCAGGAAGAGAAGTTCCCAACCTTCGTCGATCCAAAGGTGGCAACCAAGGAGCAGATCGTGGACGAACTCATGGAACACGCGCACTAG
- a CDS encoding metal ABC transporter substrate-binding protein produces the protein MHVITKLPKALIAALLIPAVLLVACGSPTPTSKERAIIYGSFFPIYSLVREIAGPDADVRSFMPHNQDPHLWEPSPKDIRALSQADLLVVNGANMEPWLPQVEEALPTLPILNLSEYVELINYKGAAALGEFQYIGRIHIPAGTDVTMMFGHTHERELRAAFFKDPGNLSTNDLVQRGRDVMNAEGQPLAQREHTEVVDSAVHAIKMGHESGDVTFSFPEGGDWIFVSDRESEEILPYWFADNSGATIATEPVIEGGSAKTEHSIFDPHSWLSLVNAKRYANAIGGQLKQLLPEHEAELDKRTRKLVAKLTQLQAQFKDKLKQAQHREFLTSHNAFAYVARDYELTQHPLQGLTTHEAPKLRVLTEAIRVARRSGINVVFYELGSDPKTAQVIADEIGGVALPLCSMEYGPIDSDHETYTDIVQFNLENLATALAVESTPQ, from the coding sequence ATGCACGTGATCACAAAGCTACCCAAAGCGCTGATCGCGGCACTGCTCATCCCCGCAGTGCTCCTGGTGGCCTGCGGGTCACCCACCCCAACCAGCAAAGAACGTGCCATCATCTACGGCTCCTTCTTCCCCATCTACAGCCTTGTACGTGAAATCGCCGGCCCTGATGCCGACGTCCGCTCCTTCATGCCACACAACCAGGACCCGCACCTGTGGGAACCGTCTCCCAAAGACATTCGCGCCCTATCGCAAGCAGACCTGCTCGTGGTCAACGGCGCCAACATGGAGCCCTGGCTACCGCAGGTAGAAGAAGCCTTACCGACGCTACCAATCCTGAACCTCTCGGAATATGTAGAACTGATCAACTACAAAGGCGCCGCAGCACTCGGGGAATTTCAATACATCGGGCGCATACACATACCGGCCGGTACCGACGTCACCATGATGTTCGGCCACACCCACGAGCGGGAACTGCGGGCGGCATTTTTTAAAGACCCGGGAAACCTATCCACCAACGACCTCGTCCAACGCGGCCGCGACGTCATGAACGCTGAAGGCCAACCACTAGCCCAGCGCGAACACACCGAGGTGGTCGATTCTGCCGTGCATGCCATCAAAATGGGTCACGAAAGTGGCGACGTTACTTTCTCCTTCCCGGAAGGAGGGGACTGGATCTTTGTGTCCGACCGCGAATCGGAAGAAATCCTGCCCTACTGGTTCGCGGATAACAGTGGCGCCACCATCGCTACTGAACCCGTGATCGAAGGTGGCTCCGCCAAAACAGAACACAGTATCTTCGATCCCCACTCGTGGCTGTCCCTCGTCAACGCCAAACGGTACGCCAACGCGATTGGCGGCCAGCTCAAGCAGCTGCTGCCTGAACATGAGGCTGAGCTGGATAAACGGACGCGGAAGCTCGTCGCTAAGCTCACACAACTGCAAGCCCAATTCAAAGATAAGCTCAAGCAGGCTCAGCACAGAGAGTTCCTGACAAGCCACAATGCCTTTGCGTACGTGGCGCGCGACTATGAGCTGACCCAGCACCCGCTGCAGGGGCTGACCACCCATGAAGCTCCGAAGCTCCGGGTGCTGACCGAAGCTATTCGGGTGGCCCGGAGAAGCGGAATCAACGTCGTGTTCTACGAGTTAGGCAGCGATCCGAAAACCGCCCAAGTGATAGCGGACGAGATTGGTGGCGTAGCACTACCACTGTGCTCAATGGAATACGGACCAATCGATTCTGACCACGAAACATACACAGACATCGTGCAGTTCAACCTAGAGAACTTGGCTACTGCACTGGCCGTAGAAAGTACACCCCAGTGA
- a CDS encoding metal ABC transporter ATP-binding protein, with the protein MKEIINVQDLSFAFGKVTVLQGINLRVAPGEIVCITGENGCGKSTLLRLLTGAYRPASGSCLLFDAPASSGTHFHRIGYVPQTTAMEKISFPITSRELVVQGLSRDFGLVKIPMKRHYALAEEFLAQMGLDTYARVPFSELSGGLQQRVLITRALIHEPDVLFLDEPTSGVDVDSRSRFFQTLRQLHKQRNLAIVIVTHNIGEITKNLPVNHIFSIERGTLINAAATN; encoded by the coding sequence GTGAAAGAAATAATCAACGTTCAAGACTTAAGTTTCGCGTTCGGGAAAGTAACAGTTCTACAGGGCATCAACCTGCGCGTTGCGCCCGGTGAAATCGTGTGTATTACCGGCGAAAATGGTTGCGGTAAGTCCACGCTGTTGCGCCTGCTCACAGGGGCGTACCGTCCGGCGTCGGGAAGCTGCCTGCTTTTCGACGCCCCGGCCTCCAGCGGCACCCACTTCCACCGCATCGGCTACGTTCCTCAAACCACGGCGATGGAAAAGATTTCCTTCCCCATCACCTCCCGGGAACTCGTGGTGCAGGGCCTGAGTCGTGATTTTGGACTGGTGAAGATACCGATGAAGCGTCACTACGCTCTTGCAGAAGAATTCCTGGCACAGATGGGCCTGGACACCTATGCTCGCGTGCCGTTTTCCGAACTTTCCGGAGGACTGCAACAGCGGGTACTGATCACCCGTGCACTCATCCACGAACCGGACGTGCTGTTCCTGGATGAGCCAACAAGTGGAGTTGACGTCGATAGTCGGTCGCGGTTCTTCCAGACGCTGCGCCAGCTGCACAAACAGCGCAACCTGGCGATCGTGATCGTCACACACAACATCGGGGAGATTACCAAGAACCTTCCCGTCAACCACATCTTTTCCATCGAACGGGGGACGCTGATCAATGCTGCAGCTACTAATTGA
- a CDS encoding metal ABC transporter permease, giving the protein MLQLLIEFEFVRRTMLVALMLSIAIPMLGIVMVSRRTSMMADALSHTSLAGVALGLIAGFSPVVGAVVVAVLGAFLIELLRRRFPQYGDMATAVTLSAGLGMAVILADLAPTGRSFESYLFGSITAVTAGDVAATALAFALVVVASVLSYGSLMDMVVDAQLARISGHRVALVNATFTGLAAITVALAAKVIGALLVVSLMVLPVAAALVVARSYKAAFLLTLVLGVAYTMLGMVFSYRFDVRPGGSIVVTAVIGLILLVVYRAIVKSGGERQAA; this is encoded by the coding sequence ATGCTGCAGCTACTAATTGAATTTGAATTTGTGCGTCGCACCATGCTCGTTGCGCTGATGCTCTCGATCGCAATTCCCATGCTGGGCATCGTGATGGTGAGCAGGAGGACCTCGATGATGGCCGATGCCCTGTCACATACCTCCTTGGCGGGTGTTGCGCTGGGCTTGATCGCAGGTTTTTCGCCGGTGGTCGGGGCGGTCGTCGTGGCGGTGCTCGGCGCGTTCTTGATCGAACTGCTGAGGCGACGCTTTCCGCAATACGGCGATATGGCCACCGCGGTCACCCTCAGCGCAGGCCTCGGCATGGCCGTGATCTTGGCAGATTTGGCGCCAACCGGACGGAGCTTTGAATCCTATCTGTTCGGCAGCATCACGGCCGTAACCGCAGGTGATGTGGCTGCTACGGCGCTCGCATTCGCCTTGGTAGTGGTAGCTAGCGTGCTTAGCTACGGCAGCCTGATGGACATGGTGGTCGATGCGCAGCTCGCCCGAATCTCTGGCCATCGCGTTGCCCTGGTGAACGCCACCTTTACCGGGCTAGCTGCTATCACGGTAGCACTGGCCGCCAAGGTGATTGGTGCGTTGTTGGTGGTGTCGCTGATGGTGCTGCCAGTAGCTGCAGCGCTGGTCGTGGCTAGGAGCTATAAGGCGGCGTTCCTGCTCACGCTTGTACTCGGCGTGGCGTACACGATGCTCGGGATGGTCTTTTCCTATCGGTTCGATGTTCGTCCGGGCGGTTCGATCGTGGTCACCGCGGTCATCGGATTGATCTTGCTGGTGGTGTACCGTGCCATCGTGAAGTCCGGTGGGGAACGCCAGGCAGCCTAA
- a CDS encoding TetR/AcrR family transcriptional regulator, whose translation MSAKEKLLDAFEDILISQGENSATLDAVAQKAGVSKGGLLYHFPSKTALITGLTNRLEARMNEDISLMQQAPGGVAAYYIRTSSIIDDAYARTLIAATKLSGPHTARIVELQRNGQRTILELLTKQTGSVAAAQALLLIGDGLYHNSLIDGECSTARMPDLATNLSSISALLGAGDSADS comes from the coding sequence ATGTCAGCCAAAGAAAAGCTACTTGACGCGTTCGAAGACATCCTCATCTCCCAAGGGGAAAATTCCGCCACCCTGGACGCGGTAGCCCAGAAGGCCGGTGTTTCCAAAGGTGGCCTGCTCTACCACTTCCCGTCAAAAACAGCGCTGATCACCGGGCTGACAAACCGGCTAGAAGCGCGCATGAATGAAGACATTTCCCTCATGCAGCAAGCCCCCGGTGGCGTGGCCGCGTACTACATCCGCACCTCATCAATCATTGACGATGCTTACGCCCGCACTCTCATTGCCGCCACAAAGCTATCGGGGCCACACACTGCACGCATCGTAGAATTGCAGCGCAATGGACAGCGCACCATTTTAGAGTTGCTTACCAAACAAACCGGATCGGTCGCCGCAGCTCAAGCACTCCTATTGATCGGGGATGGCCTGTACCACAATTCACTCATCGACGGCGAATGCAGCACGGCGCGGATGCCCGACCTCGCCACGAATCTCAGTTCCATCAGCGCGCTGCTAGGTGCCGGAGACAGCGCCGACAGTTAG
- a CDS encoding MFS transporter, with translation MEVKTAVTGTKQPYAMRWWALVVLMLPVLLVSVDNTVLAFALPEISTALQPTGNQQLWIVDVYGLILAGLLIPMGALGDRWGRRRLLLIGGIGFTLTSIIAALVPTASLLIASRAVMGFFGASLMPATLSLIRNIFTVPKERRLAIAVWASCFSGGSALGPIVGGFLLEHYYWGSIFWMSVPILVPMVLLAPLVVPESKDTQPGPIDVPSILLMLAVMVPLVYGIKDVAHQGLSPWIGVGAVIVAISAWWLIRRQLHAASPMFDVRLFMERHFTGAVLANLLSMMSLVGFLYYISQHFQLVSGHSPMVAGLLLLPGTAATILAGLVVVKLAAWLSPRQLVTAGLLLNAVGYFMIMVAGDAGSDWGLVAAFILVGIGVGAAETISNDMIMAAAPPAKAGAASAISETAYEIGAVLGTTVLGSVLNAAYRRSIEIPAGISPDQGDIARETLGGATEIALRIGGTPGAELLASARHAFDHSVVFSSSIAVGLMLGAATLSLILLRGAKLD, from the coding sequence ATGGAGGTCAAAACCGCAGTAACTGGAACCAAACAGCCGTACGCGATGCGGTGGTGGGCCCTGGTGGTACTCATGCTGCCTGTCCTGTTGGTTTCAGTCGACAACACTGTGTTGGCCTTCGCACTGCCCGAAATTTCTACTGCACTGCAACCAACAGGCAACCAGCAGCTGTGGATTGTGGATGTATATGGTCTAATACTCGCTGGATTGCTTATTCCCATGGGGGCATTGGGGGACCGTTGGGGCCGTCGGCGTTTGCTGCTGATCGGTGGGATTGGTTTTACTCTCACCTCGATCATTGCTGCACTTGTTCCGACCGCATCCTTGCTCATTGCCTCCCGGGCGGTCATGGGATTCTTTGGGGCGTCGTTAATGCCTGCGACGCTGTCTCTCATCCGCAATATTTTCACGGTGCCCAAAGAGCGACGGCTCGCAATTGCAGTCTGGGCTTCCTGTTTTTCTGGTGGCTCCGCTCTTGGCCCCATCGTGGGCGGTTTCCTCCTGGAGCACTACTACTGGGGCTCCATCTTCTGGATGTCCGTCCCAATTCTGGTTCCCATGGTCCTGCTAGCGCCACTGGTGGTGCCAGAATCGAAAGACACCCAGCCCGGGCCCATCGACGTGCCGAGCATTCTGCTCATGCTGGCAGTGATGGTGCCACTGGTCTACGGCATCAAGGACGTGGCCCATCAGGGTTTGAGCCCGTGGATTGGTGTGGGTGCCGTGATAGTGGCTATTAGTGCGTGGTGGCTGATTCGCCGTCAGCTGCACGCTGCCTCGCCAATGTTTGATGTTCGGTTGTTCATGGAGCGGCACTTTACCGGTGCTGTGCTGGCCAACCTGCTGAGCATGATGTCGCTGGTTGGGTTCCTCTACTACATTTCCCAGCACTTCCAATTGGTCAGCGGGCACAGCCCCATGGTGGCAGGGTTGCTGCTACTGCCTGGAACCGCCGCCACCATCCTGGCTGGGCTTGTGGTGGTGAAACTGGCTGCGTGGTTGAGTCCCCGCCAGCTGGTGACGGCAGGGTTGCTGCTCAACGCTGTCGGTTACTTCATGATAATGGTCGCAGGAGATGCTGGTTCCGACTGGGGTCTAGTGGCGGCGTTCATCCTGGTAGGAATTGGGGTAGGAGCTGCCGAAACCATTTCAAACGACATGATCATGGCGGCCGCTCCTCCGGCAAAAGCTGGAGCCGCGTCTGCAATATCAGAAACGGCTTATGAGATCGGCGCGGTCTTGGGCACCACGGTGCTCGGCTCGGTGCTTAATGCTGCATACCGACGCTCGATCGAGATCCCGGCTGGCATCAGCCCCGATCAGGGTGATATCGCTCGGGAAACGCTCGGCGGAGCAACCGAGATTGCGCTCCGAATAGGGGGAACTCCAGGTGCGGAGCTTCTCGCTTCCGCACGCCACGCGTTCGACCACAGCGTGGTGTTTTCTTCCAGTATTGCTGTTGGCCTGATGTTGGGGGCAGCGACCCTTTCTTTGATCCTGCTGCGAGGAGCAAAACTCGATTAA
- a CDS encoding class I SAM-dependent methyltransferase, with product MHNAADRTDYWDAKAEGYLARLQQKQSDLLLETLAEVGAIPEAGTVLDVCCGPGWHLSQLAGHISRGLGVDSSPGMITQARRAAIAAGIDNVEFQQLDWQREPISQEKFDLVIASKCPAVRTPEDVVRLQELSRGWCVNTSPVYRHIDVLDVLLERMDINAKQDPHGGAQKMADKLVALWQSGAAPELRYEGGEFVTSMDQETVHRELQVHASMYGNELFEAADSYFNERGGETIDVTVTMRFVLAIWQVPGFNQ from the coding sequence ATGCACAACGCCGCCGACCGAACTGACTATTGGGACGCGAAAGCTGAAGGTTACTTAGCTCGATTGCAACAGAAGCAGTCCGACTTGCTCTTGGAAACCTTGGCGGAGGTTGGTGCAATACCGGAAGCGGGCACGGTGCTTGATGTATGTTGCGGTCCTGGCTGGCATCTCAGTCAGCTCGCCGGCCACATCTCCCGTGGGCTCGGGGTGGATTCTTCACCAGGAATGATCACACAGGCACGACGTGCTGCAATCGCTGCTGGCATCGACAACGTTGAGTTCCAACAACTGGATTGGCAGCGCGAGCCAATCTCTCAGGAAAAGTTCGACCTGGTGATTGCTAGCAAATGCCCGGCGGTACGAACTCCAGAGGATGTTGTGCGGCTCCAAGAGCTGTCCCGCGGATGGTGTGTGAACACCTCGCCGGTGTATCGACACATCGATGTGCTTGATGTGCTGCTGGAACGCATGGACATCAATGCAAAACAAGACCCGCACGGTGGCGCGCAAAAGATGGCTGACAAACTTGTCGCGCTCTGGCAATCAGGAGCCGCCCCTGAGCTGCGGTATGAAGGCGGCGAGTTCGTGACATCGATGGATCAGGAAACCGTGCATCGGGAATTGCAGGTTCACGCCAGCATGTATGGCAATGAACTGTTCGAGGCAGCAGACTCCTACTTCAATGAACGCGGGGGAGAGACCATTGACGTCACCGTCACGATGCGTTTTGTTCTTGCCATTTGGCAGGTTCCGGGATTCAACCAGTAG